From Agelaius phoeniceus isolate bAgePho1 chromosome 27, bAgePho1.hap1, whole genome shotgun sequence, one genomic window encodes:
- the LOC143695850 gene encoding serine/threonine-protein kinase PAK 3-like: protein MVNFPQRREMTVNFPLLWETRANIPRGNTVSEEEPAEKYLEVEQIGQGAFGTVYKGLDRATGGEVAIKKMSLRGQNRERAVNEILLLKDKKNPNIVNSLDSFLVDGDLWLVMEYMDGGTLRDVVRQTRMAEGEMAAVSRECLQGLDFLHSNQVIHRDLKSSNILLGMDGSVRLADFGLCAQLSPEQDQRSSMVGTAHWMAPEVVTRSPYGPKVDIWSFGIVTIEMVEGEPPYFRETAAMARALIRQNGTPQLQEPRRLSALLRDFLECSLEPDEERRWAAQELLQHPFLSSAKPLSSLTPLITAAKNLREQQSR from the exons ATGGTGAACTTCCCTCAGCGCCGGGAGATGACAGTGAACTTCCCGCTGCTCTGGGAGACGAGGGCGAACATCCCGCGGG GGAACACCGTGAGCGAGGAGGAGCCTGCCGAGAAATACCTGGAAGTGGAGCAGATTGGCCAAGG GGCTTTTGGAACCGTTTATAAAGGACTCGACAGGGCCACTGGAGGAGAG gtggccatcaagaaaATGAGTCTCAGAGGGCAGAACAGGGAACGAGCTGTGAATGAGATCCTGCTcctgaaggacaagaagaacCCCAACATTGTCAACTCTTTGGACAG cttcCTTGTTGATGGAGATCTCTGGCTGGTGATGGAATACATGGATGGAGGAACTTTGCGGGACGTTGTCAGACAGACGCGCATGGCTGAAGGAGAGATGGCAGCTGTCagtcgggag tgtctgcagggccTGGATTTCCTCCATTCCAACCAGGTGATCCACAGGGATCTGAAGagctccaacatcctcctgggcatggacggctctgtcaggctgg ctgattttggcctctgcgctcagctcagccctgagcaggaccaGCGCAGCTCCATGGTGGGCACTGCTCACTGGATGGCCCCAGAAGTTGTGACCAGATCTCCTTATGGCCCCAAGGTGGACATCTGGTCCTTCGGCATTGTGACCATCGAGATGGTGGAAGGAGAACCTCCTTACTTCAGGGAAACGGCGGCCATG gctcGCGCTCTGATCCGGCAGAACGGGACCccgcagctgcaggagccccggCGCCTGTCGGCTCTGCTGCGGGACTTCCTCGAGTGCAGCCTGGAGCCGGACGAGGAGCGgcgctgggctgcccaggagctgctgcag CACCCATTTTTATCATCAGccaagcctctctccagcctgacccctctgatcactgcagcaaagaacctgagggagcagcagagcagatga